The following proteins come from a genomic window of Microbacterium sp. JZ31:
- the ctaC gene encoding aa3-type cytochrome oxidase subunit II — MPSKRRLRWAAIPVAVAAAVALAGCTPRELHGYLPGFEVDGQAADPTTNQVERIASLWTSSWIVLLAVGVITWGLMLWAMVVYRRRKGQTGLPVQLRYNMPIEIFFTTVPLILVIGLFAFTARDQAEIETQWPDPDVEITAIAKQWAWDFQYNGEAEDQSDAVWTMGIQAQPDADGNIDQSQLPTLVLPVDQKVTIQLESRDVIHSFWIIDFLYKKDMYQGRDNMWSFTPTREGTYAGKCAELCGEYHSMMLFNVEVVSQDEYQAYLDELEAAGQTGSIDDEYDRLSNAPGTTGGGPDTSNLEGEGH, encoded by the coding sequence GTGCCGTCGAAACGCCGTCTCCGCTGGGCCGCGATCCCGGTCGCCGTCGCCGCAGCCGTGGCCCTTGCCGGATGCACTCCTCGCGAGCTGCACGGATACCTTCCCGGATTCGAGGTGGACGGCCAGGCGGCCGACCCCACGACCAACCAGGTCGAGCGCATCGCGTCGCTGTGGACCAGCTCCTGGATCGTGCTCCTCGCCGTCGGTGTCATCACCTGGGGCCTGATGCTCTGGGCGATGGTCGTGTACCGCCGCCGCAAGGGCCAGACCGGACTGCCGGTTCAGCTGCGCTACAACATGCCGATCGAGATCTTCTTCACGACGGTGCCGCTGATCCTCGTCATCGGCCTGTTCGCCTTCACGGCGCGTGACCAGGCGGAGATCGAGACGCAGTGGCCCGATCCCGACGTCGAGATCACCGCCATCGCGAAGCAGTGGGCGTGGGACTTCCAGTACAACGGCGAGGCGGAGGACCAGTCCGATGCCGTCTGGACGATGGGCATCCAGGCTCAGCCCGACGCCGACGGCAACATCGACCAGTCGCAGCTGCCGACGCTCGTGCTGCCGGTCGACCAGAAGGTGACGATCCAGCTCGAGTCGCGCGACGTCATCCACTCGTTCTGGATCATCGACTTCCTCTACAAGAAGGACATGTACCAGGGCCGCGACAACATGTGGTCGTTCACGCCGACGCGTGAGGGCACCTACGCCGGAAAGTGTGCCGAGCTCTGCGGCGAGTACCACTCGATGATGCTCTTCAACGTCGAGGTCGTCAGCCAGGACGAGTACCAGGCCTACCTGGACGAGCTCGAGGCCGCCGGCCAGACGGGCAGCATCGACGACGAGTACGACCGTCTGTCCAACGCGCCGGGAACGACCGGCGGCGGACCGGACACCAGCAATCTCGAGGGAGAGGGCCACTGA
- the erpA gene encoding iron-sulfur cluster insertion protein ErpA: MTDTTIADTSVADTRAHGVSLTDAAATKVKNLLEQEGRDDLRLRVAVQPGGCSGLIYQLYFDERYLEGDETVDFDGVEVIVDNMSIPYLDGASIDFKDTISEQGFTIDNPNASGSCACGDSFH; this comes from the coding sequence ATGACCGACACGACCATCGCCGACACCTCCGTCGCCGACACGCGCGCTCACGGCGTGAGCCTCACGGACGCCGCGGCGACCAAGGTGAAGAACCTGCTCGAGCAGGAGGGCCGCGACGACCTGCGCCTGCGCGTCGCCGTGCAGCCCGGCGGCTGCTCCGGCCTGATCTACCAGCTCTACTTCGACGAGCGCTACCTCGAGGGCGACGAGACCGTCGACTTCGACGGCGTCGAGGTGATCGTCGACAACATGTCGATCCCGTACCTCGACGGTGCGTCGATCGACTTCAAGGACACGATCTCGGAGCAGGGCTTCACGATCGACAACCCGAACGCGTCGGGCAGCTGCGCCTGCGGCGACAGCTTCCACTGA
- a CDS encoding dipeptidase, giving the protein MTSVPPVDQSLRDAAEGGIPSALADLGRLVRIPGIAWPAFDQEQLQRSAREVAKLAEGTGVFDEVRILTAQIPGTDEHGQPAILATRAARNGRPTVMLYAHHDVQPPGDEALWETPPFEPTVRDGRLYGRGAADDKAGVMAHIASLRALREVAGDDLDLGIVLFIEGEEEFGSRSFGQFLSDNADAMRSDVIVVADSGNWDSETPAVTVSLRGNAKFHLTVRTLEHASHSGMFGGAVPDAMLATIKLLSTLWTDTGAVAVEGLTVREAETPEYSEATLREEAGLPDGVQPIGEGTILSRIWNKPSITVTGIDFTSVAAASNTLSPEVTVVVSARVAPGQDAREAYAAIERHLRAHAPFGAELSFSDIDLGDGFLVDTSGWAVAEARAAMRDGYRKDAVDLGVGGSIPFIADLVRQFPGAQILVTGVEDPHARAHSPNESLHLETFRNAVRSETLLLGRLNARDA; this is encoded by the coding sequence ATGACTTCGGTGCCTCCTGTGGATCAGTCGTTGCGCGATGCGGCGGAAGGAGGCATCCCGTCGGCCCTCGCGGATCTCGGGCGGCTCGTGCGCATCCCCGGCATCGCGTGGCCCGCTTTCGACCAGGAGCAGCTGCAGCGGAGCGCGCGCGAGGTCGCGAAGCTCGCGGAGGGCACGGGCGTGTTCGACGAGGTGCGCATCCTGACGGCGCAGATCCCCGGCACGGATGAGCACGGCCAGCCCGCGATCCTCGCCACGCGCGCGGCTCGCAACGGCCGGCCCACCGTGATGCTCTACGCACACCACGACGTCCAGCCCCCGGGCGACGAGGCGCTGTGGGAGACGCCGCCGTTCGAGCCCACGGTGCGGGACGGCCGTCTGTACGGCCGCGGCGCCGCCGACGACAAGGCGGGCGTGATGGCCCACATCGCGTCGCTGCGCGCGCTGCGAGAGGTGGCCGGTGACGACCTCGATCTCGGCATCGTGCTGTTCATCGAGGGCGAGGAGGAGTTCGGCTCCCGCTCGTTCGGGCAGTTCCTCTCCGACAACGCGGACGCCATGCGCAGCGACGTCATCGTCGTGGCCGACTCGGGCAACTGGGACTCCGAGACGCCGGCCGTCACGGTGTCGCTGCGCGGCAACGCGAAGTTCCACCTCACGGTTCGCACCCTCGAGCACGCCTCGCACTCGGGGATGTTCGGGGGAGCGGTGCCGGACGCCATGCTCGCCACGATCAAGCTGCTGTCGACGCTGTGGACCGACACGGGTGCCGTGGCGGTCGAGGGGCTCACGGTGCGCGAGGCCGAGACGCCGGAGTACAGCGAGGCGACGCTGCGCGAGGAGGCCGGTCTGCCCGACGGCGTCCAGCCCATCGGCGAGGGCACCATCCTGTCGCGCATCTGGAACAAGCCGTCGATCACCGTGACCGGCATCGACTTCACGAGCGTCGCGGCCGCGTCGAACACCCTGTCGCCCGAGGTGACCGTGGTGGTCAGCGCGCGCGTCGCGCCCGGGCAGGACGCGCGCGAGGCCTACGCCGCGATCGAGCGGCACCTGCGCGCGCACGCGCCGTTCGGGGCCGAGCTGTCGTTCAGCGACATCGACCTGGGCGACGGCTTCCTCGTGGACACGAGCGGATGGGCCGTCGCCGAGGCGCGGGCGGCGATGCGCGACGGCTACCGCAAGGACGCCGTCGACCTCGGTGTCGGCGGATCCATCCCCTTCATCGCGGATCTCGTCCGCCAGTTCCCCGGCGCGCAGATCCTGGTGACGGGCGTCGAGGACCCGCATGCGCGCGCCCACAGCCCGAACGAGTCGCTGCACCTCGAGACGTTCCGCAACGCCGTGCGCTCAGAGACGCTCCTGCTAGGACGCCTGAACGCGCGCGACGCCTGA
- a CDS encoding DUF3043 domain-containing protein — protein MSKTPPVNDGASQGSVLNGEVIGEIATGKGRPTPTRAEREAANRRPLVANTKEAKARARAELRERQDRARVGMANGEEKFLPVRDKGPQKRFARDYTDAGWHLGEFLMPAMVLVIIMTFIPLDFFQYWSFVALWVFIFFVVGDMIILSRTVKRKAAAKFGKDKLEKGLGWYSAMRSVQMRFMRLPKAQVKRGQYPA, from the coding sequence GTGAGCAAGACCCCGCCCGTCAACGATGGCGCCTCCCAGGGATCGGTCCTCAACGGAGAGGTGATCGGCGAGATCGCGACCGGCAAGGGCCGCCCGACCCCCACCCGCGCCGAGCGCGAGGCCGCCAACAGGCGCCCGCTCGTCGCGAACACCAAGGAGGCGAAGGCCCGCGCCCGCGCGGAGCTGCGTGAGCGTCAGGACCGTGCACGCGTCGGCATGGCCAACGGCGAGGAGAAGTTCCTGCCGGTCCGCGACAAGGGCCCGCAGAAGCGCTTCGCACGCGACTACACCGACGCCGGATGGCACCTGGGCGAGTTCCTGATGCCCGCCATGGTGCTCGTGATCATCATGACCTTCATCCCGCTGGACTTCTTCCAGTACTGGTCGTTCGTCGCGCTGTGGGTGTTCATCTTCTTCGTCGTCGGAGACATGATCATCCTGTCGCGCACCGTGAAGCGGAAGGCCGCGGCGAAGTTCGGCAAGGACAAGCTCGAGAAGGGCCTGGGCTGGTACTCGGCGATGCGCTCGGTGCAGATGCGCTTCATGCGCCTGCCCAAGGCGCAGGTCAAGCGCGGCCAGTACCCCGCCTGA
- a CDS encoding quinone-dependent dihydroorotate dehydrogenase: MYPLLFRHVLARFDPETAHHLGMAAIRAAGVAPVAAVLRRFTRPASALSVEALGRVFPSPFGVAAGFDKNAVGVRGLDALGFGHVEIGTVTAIPQEGNPRPRLFRLIADRAVINRMGFNNRGAEAAARRLARLRRRGAVVGANIGKSRVVDVAEATADYVTSARMLAPLSDYLAVNVSSPNTPGLRGLQAVATLSPLLRAVRDAAGATPVLVKIAPDLPDDEIAAIARLAVEEGLAGIIATNTTISREGLRADAAEVEAMGAGGLSGAPLKARALDVLRTVRAAVPDHFCVISVGGVETAEDVQQRLDDGATLVQGYTAFLYRGPLWACEINRGLVALRAGRR; this comes from the coding sequence ATGTATCCCCTCCTCTTCCGGCACGTCCTGGCGCGCTTCGACCCCGAGACCGCGCACCACCTCGGCATGGCGGCCATCCGCGCCGCCGGCGTCGCCCCGGTCGCGGCGGTGCTGCGCCGCTTCACCCGCCCGGCGTCCGCGCTCTCGGTCGAGGCGCTGGGACGCGTGTTCCCCTCGCCGTTCGGCGTCGCCGCCGGCTTCGACAAGAACGCCGTGGGCGTGCGCGGGCTGGATGCCCTCGGCTTCGGACACGTCGAGATCGGCACCGTGACGGCGATCCCGCAGGAGGGCAACCCCAGGCCGCGTCTGTTCCGCCTGATCGCCGATCGGGCGGTCATCAACCGGATGGGCTTCAACAACCGCGGCGCCGAGGCCGCTGCGCGCCGCCTCGCGCGCCTGCGCCGCCGCGGCGCGGTGGTGGGCGCGAACATCGGCAAGAGCCGTGTCGTGGACGTCGCCGAAGCGACGGCCGACTACGTCACGAGCGCCCGCATGCTGGCGCCCCTGTCCGACTACCTCGCCGTGAACGTGTCGTCGCCGAACACGCCCGGCCTGCGCGGGCTGCAGGCCGTCGCGACGCTCTCACCCCTGCTCCGCGCGGTGCGCGACGCGGCCGGCGCCACGCCCGTCCTGGTCAAGATCGCCCCGGATCTGCCCGATGACGAGATCGCCGCGATCGCGCGCCTCGCGGTCGAGGAGGGCCTCGCCGGGATCATCGCGACGAACACCACGATCTCCCGTGAAGGCCTGCGGGCCGACGCGGCCGAGGTCGAGGCCATGGGCGCCGGCGGGCTGTCGGGTGCGCCGCTGAAGGCGCGCGCGCTCGACGTGCTGCGCACGGTGCGCGCCGCGGTTCCCGACCACTTCTGCGTGATCTCGGTCGGGGGAGTGGAGACGGCCGAGGACGTGCAGCAGCGCCTCGACGACGGCGCGACGCTCGTGCAGGGCTACACCGCGTTCCTCTACCGCGGACCGCTGTGGGCGTGTGAGATCAACCGCGGCCTGGTGGCGCTGCGCGCCGGCCGGCGCTGA
- the nrdR gene encoding transcriptional regulator NrdR: MHCPFCRHGDSRVIDSRTSDDGLSIRRRRQCPQCGGRFSTIETASLNVIKRSGAVEPFSRDKVISGVRKACQGRPVTDADLAILAQRVEEAVRQTGLSQIDANEIGLAILGPLRELDEVAYLRFASVYQAFESLEDFEASIAELRADHARASLADAAAGADESD; this comes from the coding sequence ATGCACTGCCCCTTCTGCCGCCACGGCGACTCCCGCGTCATCGATTCCCGCACGAGTGACGACGGCCTCTCGATCAGGCGACGTCGGCAGTGCCCGCAGTGCGGCGGCCGATTCTCGACGATCGAGACCGCGAGCCTGAACGTCATCAAGCGCTCGGGCGCGGTCGAGCCGTTCAGTCGCGACAAGGTCATCTCCGGCGTGCGCAAGGCCTGCCAGGGGCGTCCCGTCACGGATGCGGATCTCGCGATCCTCGCCCAGCGCGTCGAGGAGGCCGTGCGGCAGACCGGCCTCAGCCAGATCGACGCGAACGAGATCGGCCTGGCCATCCTGGGTCCGCTGCGCGAGCTCGACGAGGTCGCCTACCTGCGCTTCGCGAGCGTCTACCAGGCCTTCGAGTCGCTCGAGGACTTCGAGGCGTCGATCGCAGAGCTGCGCGCCGACCACGCGCGCGCTTCGCTCGCCGACGCCGCGGCCGGCGCCGACGAGTCGGACTGA
- the hisD gene encoding histidinol dehydrogenase, with protein sequence MRTIDLRGRSLRPAELLAVVPRAAEARAVALHVAAEIVEDVRVRGEEALREQSERFDGVTGHAVRVPAGHIADALASLDPDVRGALEEAIRRVREASAAQIPAPQVTELGPGARVTQRWQPVSRVGVYVPGGKAVYPSSVVMNVVPAQVAGVGSVALASPAQRDQDGRVHPTILAAAGLLGVDEVYAMGGAGAIGALAHGVASLDLDPVDVVSGPGNNFVAAAKRAVAGVVGTDSEAGATEILVIADDTADPRLVAFDLVSQAEHDEQASAVLVTPSARLAQAVADEVAQVARATRHRERVAAALAGEQSAIVLVDDLAAAEAFSNAYAPEHLEVHVADAAASAARCTSAGAVFVGSYAPVSLGDYLAGSNHVLPTGGQARYAAGLGSHTFLRPQQVIEYDRAALAEVRGGIVALAEAEALPAHGEAITARFADASDQDLPGSAA encoded by the coding sequence ATGCGCACCATCGATCTCCGCGGACGTTCGCTCCGTCCCGCGGAACTGCTCGCCGTCGTCCCTCGCGCCGCAGAGGCCCGGGCCGTGGCGCTGCATGTCGCGGCGGAGATCGTCGAGGACGTGCGCGTGCGCGGTGAGGAGGCGCTGCGCGAGCAGTCCGAGCGCTTCGACGGCGTGACGGGTCACGCCGTGCGCGTGCCCGCCGGGCACATCGCCGACGCGCTCGCGTCGCTCGATCCGGACGTCCGTGGCGCGCTCGAGGAGGCGATCCGGCGCGTGCGCGAGGCATCCGCCGCGCAGATCCCCGCCCCGCAGGTCACCGAGCTCGGTCCCGGCGCCCGCGTCACGCAGCGCTGGCAGCCGGTGTCCCGCGTAGGCGTCTACGTGCCGGGAGGCAAGGCCGTCTACCCCTCCAGCGTCGTGATGAACGTCGTGCCCGCGCAGGTCGCGGGGGTCGGCAGCGTCGCGCTCGCCTCGCCCGCGCAGCGCGACCAGGACGGCAGGGTCCACCCGACGATCCTCGCCGCCGCGGGACTGCTCGGCGTCGACGAGGTCTACGCGATGGGCGGAGCAGGCGCGATCGGCGCACTGGCGCACGGCGTCGCCTCGCTGGACCTCGACCCGGTCGACGTCGTGTCGGGGCCGGGCAACAACTTCGTCGCCGCCGCCAAGCGCGCGGTCGCCGGCGTGGTGGGCACCGACTCCGAGGCCGGCGCGACCGAGATCCTGGTCATCGCGGACGACACCGCCGACCCGCGCCTCGTCGCCTTCGACCTCGTCAGCCAGGCCGAGCACGACGAGCAGGCCTCCGCGGTGCTCGTGACGCCGTCGGCGAGGCTCGCGCAGGCCGTCGCGGACGAGGTGGCGCAGGTCGCCCGCGCCACGCGGCACCGCGAGCGCGTCGCCGCCGCGCTGGCGGGGGAGCAGTCGGCGATCGTGCTCGTCGACGACCTCGCCGCCGCCGAGGCGTTCAGCAACGCGTACGCGCCCGAGCACCTCGAGGTCCACGTCGCGGATGCGGCCGCCTCGGCCGCGCGCTGCACGAGCGCCGGTGCGGTGTTCGTGGGCTCATACGCGCCCGTGAGCCTCGGCGACTACCTCGCCGGGTCCAACCACGTGCTGCCGACCGGGGGACAGGCGCGCTACGCGGCCGGCCTCGGCTCTCACACGTTCCTGCGCCCGCAGCAGGTCATCGAGTACGACCGTGCGGCGCTGGCCGAGGTGCGGGGCGGGATCGTGGCGCTCGCGGAGGCGGAGGCGCTTCCCGCGCACGGCGAGGCGATCACGGCGCGGTTCGCCGACGCCAGCGACCAGGATCTCCCGGGTTCCGCCGCGTAG
- a CDS encoding cyclodeaminase/cyclohydrolase family protein — MSQRITTRDASIDRWTARLGEAKGDPGGGAAAGVMLALAAGLISMVAGYSDAIEVGERARALRDEALDAADADAAASAAFGAAFRRDDDGRAEAIREASLEAARSSARLGGRARAAIPDLEHLAAHGDPALVADVAVAAAALRAALASARTNLSFDLATLRSAGMTLPDVRAAHPDLWAAVAGLDDAIARVDGMTDRIDDRAAPTD; from the coding sequence ATGTCACAGCGGATCACCACACGCGACGCCAGCATCGACCGGTGGACCGCGCGCCTCGGCGAGGCGAAGGGCGACCCGGGCGGGGGAGCGGCGGCCGGGGTCATGCTCGCGCTCGCGGCCGGTCTCATCTCGATGGTCGCGGGCTACTCCGACGCGATCGAGGTGGGGGAGCGGGCGCGCGCCCTGCGCGATGAGGCGCTGGACGCCGCCGACGCCGACGCCGCGGCGTCGGCCGCCTTCGGCGCCGCGTTCCGCCGCGACGACGACGGCCGTGCCGAGGCCATCCGGGAGGCGTCGCTCGAGGCCGCGCGGTCGTCGGCGCGCCTGGGCGGGCGCGCCCGTGCCGCGATCCCGGACCTCGAGCACCTGGCGGCGCACGGTGATCCCGCCCTCGTCGCGGACGTCGCCGTCGCCGCCGCCGCGCTGCGCGCCGCCCTCGCCAGCGCGCGCACCAACCTCAGCTTCGACCTCGCGACCCTGCGTTCCGCAGGCATGACCCTCCCCGACGTGCGCGCGGCGCATCCGGACCTGTGGGCGGCCGTCGCCGGGCTCGACGATGCGATCGCCCGCGTCGACGGCATGACCGACCGGATCGACGACCGCGCGGCACCCACCGACTGA